Proteins encoded in a region of the Methylosinus trichosporium OB3b genome:
- the trpE gene encoding anthranilate synthase component I, whose product MSEAPFEPSFEAFAAEHEAGRAALVVTRLVADLETPVSAYLKLARERAGNSFLLESVEGGAARGRYSMIGLDPDVILRIDGEKASINRRALQEREAFEPCDAPPLDALRALIAESAVDQAAHLPPMAAGVFGYLGYDTVRLMERLPPAKPDALGVPDAILLRPTVMVVFDTVRDEIIVVTPARPQPGVAARPAYEAALARLDAVVATLETPLDQRETQADPLLLAQEPVSNTAPARFLEMVERAKDYIRAGDIFQVVLSQRFTAPFALPAFALYRALRRVNPAPFLCFLDFGGFQIVCSSPEILVRVREGKVTIRPIAGTRWRSPDKAEDERLAADLLADEKERAEHLMLLDLGRNDVGRVAATGTVNVTDSFAIERYSHVMHIVSNVEGALDPAHDCIDALAAGFPAGTVSGAPKVRAMEIIDELETDKRGPYGGCIGYFGAGGEMDTCIVLRTALVKDGAMHVQAGAGVVYDSNPDYEHRETVNKSKALFRAAEEAVRFATRARRGQ is encoded by the coding sequence GTGAGCGAGGCGCCGTTCGAGCCGTCCTTCGAAGCCTTCGCGGCCGAGCACGAGGCGGGGCGCGCTGCGCTCGTCGTCACGAGGCTCGTCGCCGATCTCGAAACGCCGGTCTCGGCCTATCTGAAGCTCGCGCGCGAAAGAGCTGGGAACAGCTTCCTGCTCGAATCGGTCGAAGGCGGCGCCGCGCGCGGCCGCTACTCGATGATCGGACTCGATCCCGACGTCATCTTGCGCATCGACGGCGAAAAGGCCTCGATCAACCGCCGCGCGCTGCAGGAGCGCGAGGCCTTCGAGCCCTGCGACGCGCCGCCGCTCGACGCGCTGCGCGCGCTGATCGCCGAATCGGCGGTCGACCAAGCCGCGCATCTGCCGCCCATGGCGGCGGGCGTGTTCGGCTATCTCGGCTATGACACGGTGCGGCTGATGGAGCGCCTGCCGCCGGCCAAGCCGGATGCGCTCGGCGTTCCCGACGCGATCCTGCTGCGCCCGACGGTGATGGTGGTGTTCGACACGGTGCGCGACGAGATCATCGTCGTCACGCCGGCGCGGCCGCAGCCCGGCGTCGCGGCGAGACCCGCCTATGAGGCCGCGCTCGCGCGTCTCGACGCCGTGGTGGCGACGCTGGAGACGCCGCTCGACCAGCGCGAGACCCAGGCCGATCCGCTGCTGCTGGCGCAAGAGCCCGTATCCAACACCGCGCCCGCGCGCTTCCTCGAGATGGTCGAGCGCGCCAAGGACTATATCCGCGCCGGCGATATTTTTCAGGTCGTGCTGTCGCAGCGCTTCACCGCGCCTTTCGCTCTGCCCGCCTTCGCGCTCTATCGCGCGCTGCGCCGCGTCAATCCGGCGCCCTTTCTCTGCTTTCTCGATTTCGGCGGCTTTCAGATCGTCTGCTCCTCGCCCGAGATTCTCGTTCGCGTGCGCGAGGGCAAGGTGACGATCCGCCCGATCGCCGGCACGCGCTGGCGCAGCCCCGACAAGGCCGAGGACGAGCGCCTCGCCGCCGATCTGCTCGCCGACGAGAAGGAGCGCGCCGAGCATCTGATGCTGCTCGATCTCGGTCGCAACGACGTCGGCCGCGTCGCCGCCACCGGCACGGTGAATGTGACCGACAGCTTCGCCATCGAGCGCTACAGCCATGTGATGCACATCGTCTCCAATGTCGAAGGCGCGCTCGATCCGGCGCATGATTGCATCGACGCGCTGGCCGCGGGATTTCCCGCCGGCACGGTGTCCGGCGCGCCGAAAGTGCGGGCTATGGAGATCATCGACGAATTGGAGACCGATAAGCGCGGGCCCTATGGCGGCTGCATCGGCTATTTCGGCGCCGGCGGCGAGATGGACACCTGCATCGTGCTGCGCACAGCGCTCGTGAAGGACGGCGCGATGCATGTGCAGGCGGGCGCCGGCGTCGTCTACGACAGCAATCCCGACTACGAGCATCGCGAGACGGTGAACAAATCGAAGGCGCTGTTCCGCGCCGCGGAGGAGGCCGTGCGCTTCGCTACGCGGGCGCGGCGCGGGCAGTAG
- a CDS encoding sulfite reductase subunit A, whose amino-acid sequence MGEGARVPAIIDETGLQALLGALRARGYSLLGPSLRDGAIVYDEIADVADLPRGCGDEQDGGHYRVTQRGDDALFGYAVGPQSWKRFLHPPVLRLWRARREGDELRVEAEPEGSEKYAFIGARSCELHAIAIQDRVLIGGEHVDPHYRARRENIFVVAVNCGVAGGACFCVSMKTGPKATSGYDLALTELIGDDHRFLVEIGTEDGGELLGALAHRDASASEIAAAEAVVAQTAANMGRSMQPDVASLLARNLEHERWDEAASRCLSCTNCTMVCPTCFCTSVEDASDLFGAESSRSRRWDSCFTMDFSYIHGGSVRSSGKSRYRQWMTHKLSTWHDQFGTTGCVGCGRCIVWCPVGIDITEEARAIAESETKGGAT is encoded by the coding sequence ATGGGCGAAGGCGCGCGCGTTCCCGCGATCATCGACGAGACGGGCCTGCAGGCGTTGCTCGGCGCACTGCGCGCGCGCGGCTATTCTCTGCTCGGGCCGAGCCTGCGCGACGGAGCGATCGTCTATGACGAGATCGCCGATGTCGCCGATCTGCCGCGCGGCTGCGGCGACGAGCAGGACGGCGGCCATTATCGCGTCACGCAGCGCGGCGACGACGCTCTGTTCGGCTATGCCGTCGGCCCGCAATCCTGGAAGCGCTTTCTGCACCCGCCGGTGCTGCGCCTGTGGCGCGCGCGGCGCGAGGGCGACGAATTGCGCGTCGAGGCTGAGCCCGAAGGAAGTGAAAAATACGCCTTCATCGGCGCGCGCTCCTGCGAGCTGCACGCCATCGCCATTCAGGACCGCGTGCTGATCGGCGGCGAGCATGTCGATCCGCATTATCGCGCGCGGCGTGAAAACATCTTCGTCGTCGCCGTCAATTGCGGCGTCGCCGGCGGCGCCTGCTTCTGCGTGTCGATGAAGACGGGACCGAAGGCGACATCGGGCTATGATCTCGCGCTGACGGAGCTGATCGGCGACGATCATCGCTTTCTCGTCGAGATCGGAACCGAGGATGGCGGGGAGCTGCTCGGCGCCCTGGCGCATCGCGACGCGAGCGCGAGCGAGATCGCCGCGGCGGAGGCCGTCGTCGCGCAGACGGCGGCGAATATGGGCCGCTCGATGCAGCCCGATGTGGCGTCGCTGCTCGCGCGCAATCTCGAGCATGAGCGCTGGGACGAGGCAGCGTCGCGCTGCCTCTCCTGCACCAATTGCACCATGGTTTGTCCGACCTGCTTCTGCACCTCGGTCGAGGATGCGAGCGATCTCTTCGGCGCCGAAAGCTCGCGCTCGCGGCGCTGGGACTCCTGCTTCACCATGGATTTTTCCTATATTCACGGCGGCAGCGTGCGCAGCAGCGGCAAGTCGCGCTATCGCCAATGGATGACGCATAAGCTCTCGACTTGGCACGATCAGTTCGGCACGACCGGCTGCGTCGGCTGCGGGCGCTGCATCGTCTGGTGTCCGGTCGGCATCGACATTACGGAGGAGGCGCGCGCCATCGCCGAGAGCGAGACGAAAGGAGGCGCGACATGA
- a CDS encoding SurA N-terminal domain-containing protein → MLEGLRIASQHRIGRVILGIVMGFIALSFAVWGIGDVFRGFSTKRLAKVGSGEITVEAYRGAYQNELRRLQQRARRAITNEEARRYGLDEQVLQRMITELTLDQKARALGLAIGDPDVLKLVRDENVFKGPTGKFDSDRFKQILRDAGYTERSFLAEQKSGYVRKELTDSVVGAMEPPQLVLEALHRFRNEARDVDYFELPAAAAGEIAAPSEEELKKYFEDREQSFRAKEYRRLVILAATPASLAKPQEVSEEEARKLYDEVKTKRYGTAEKRHLRQLLFAAKDEADAALKRLEGGLSFEALATERKLATKDIDLGLLEAKDLGEIKLSDKVFAPEKPGFVGPVQTAFGYAILEIEKIVPSVVTRSFEQTRDELRGEIARERAAPQVQKVHDAIEDQRAGGKALAEAAKSLGLEVVAVEATDASGRDKAGQEIPSVFGSEDLLKAAFASDVGVDNDTVATRDGGYLWFEVAKVEPARQRSFEEAKPNVEIAVREERLQKALAAKADALAAELRAGKTIADVAKSAGAESRRANDVKRAPNPAIPNAAIIAVFDTPVHGAGSVAVDGGRLVFRVENATTQPYDASSLEAKAAAEQMKPAFTNDILEQYVGALEKIYNVSINQKALEAATGGEQDQ, encoded by the coding sequence ATGCTGGAAGGCCTGCGCATCGCCTCGCAACATCGGATCGGCCGCGTCATTCTCGGCATAGTGATGGGCTTCATCGCGCTGAGCTTCGCAGTCTGGGGCATAGGCGACGTGTTCCGCGGCTTCTCGACCAAAAGGCTCGCCAAGGTCGGCTCGGGCGAGATCACCGTCGAGGCCTATCGCGGCGCTTATCAGAACGAGCTGCGCCGCCTGCAGCAGCGCGCCCGCCGCGCCATCACCAATGAGGAGGCGCGTCGTTACGGGCTCGACGAGCAGGTGCTGCAGCGGATGATCACCGAGCTCACGCTCGATCAGAAGGCGCGCGCGCTCGGCCTCGCCATCGGCGACCCCGACGTGCTGAAGCTCGTGCGCGACGAGAATGTGTTCAAAGGCCCGACGGGCAAGTTCGACTCCGACCGCTTCAAGCAGATTTTGCGCGACGCCGGCTATACGGAGCGCAGCTTCCTCGCCGAGCAGAAGAGCGGCTATGTGCGTAAGGAGCTGACCGATTCGGTCGTCGGCGCGATGGAGCCGCCGCAGCTCGTGCTCGAGGCGCTGCACCGTTTCCGCAACGAGGCGCGCGACGTCGATTATTTCGAGCTGCCGGCCGCCGCGGCCGGCGAGATCGCCGCCCCCTCGGAGGAGGAGTTGAAGAAATATTTCGAGGATCGCGAGCAGAGTTTCCGCGCCAAGGAATATCGCAGGCTCGTCATTCTCGCAGCGACGCCGGCGAGCCTCGCCAAGCCGCAGGAGGTCTCCGAGGAGGAGGCGCGCAAGCTCTATGACGAGGTCAAGACCAAGCGCTACGGAACGGCGGAGAAGCGCCATCTGCGCCAGCTTCTGTTCGCCGCCAAGGACGAGGCCGATGCGGCGCTGAAGCGGCTCGAGGGCGGGCTCTCCTTCGAGGCGCTGGCCACGGAGCGCAAGCTCGCGACCAAGGATATCGACCTCGGCCTGCTGGAGGCCAAGGACCTCGGCGAGATCAAGCTGTCCGACAAGGTGTTCGCGCCGGAAAAGCCCGGCTTCGTCGGCCCGGTTCAGACCGCCTTCGGCTACGCCATTCTGGAGATCGAGAAGATCGTCCCGAGCGTCGTCACGCGCAGCTTCGAGCAGACGCGCGACGAATTGCGCGGCGAGATCGCCCGCGAGCGGGCGGCGCCGCAGGTTCAGAAGGTCCATGACGCGATCGAGGACCAGCGGGCCGGCGGCAAGGCGCTGGCCGAAGCGGCGAAGTCGCTCGGGCTCGAGGTCGTGGCCGTCGAGGCGACCGACGCGAGCGGCCGCGACAAGGCCGGCCAGGAGATCCCCAGCGTCTTCGGCTCGGAAGATCTGCTCAAGGCCGCCTTCGCCTCCGACGTCGGCGTCGACAATGACACGGTGGCGACGCGCGACGGCGGCTATCTCTGGTTCGAGGTGGCGAAGGTCGAGCCGGCGCGCCAGCGCAGCTTCGAGGAAGCCAAGCCGAACGTCGAGATCGCGGTGCGCGAGGAGCGGCTGCAGAAGGCGCTCGCCGCCAAGGCCGACGCGCTGGCCGCGGAGCTGCGCGCCGGCAAGACGATCGCGGACGTCGCCAAATCCGCCGGTGCCGAATCGCGGCGCGCCAATGATGTGAAGCGCGCGCCCAACCCGGCGATCCCCAACGCCGCGATCATCGCCGTCTTCGACACGCCCGTGCATGGCGCGGGCTCGGTGGCGGTCGACGGCGGCCGGCTGGTGTTCCGCGTCGAGAATGCGACGACGCAGCCCTATGACGCGAGCTCGCTCGAGGCCAAGGCGGCGGCGGAGCAGATGAAGCCCGCCTTCACCAACGACATTCTCGAGCAATATGTCGGCGCGCTGGAGAAGATCTACAACGTCAGCATCAATCAGAAAGCGCTGGAAGCCGCGACCGGCGGAGAACAGGACCAGTGA
- a CDS encoding Tim44 domain-containing protein, with the protein MSLRTSHLKSLSALALAALLALAPAVGEAKMGGGMSSGSRGSRSFSAPPATNTAPRPAAPMQRSYETPQAQGMNRPAFNPAPSPGMGSFGRGLLGGLAGGLLGAGLFGMLTGHGLGGGLGGFASMIGLLLQLALIFFLARLAFQWFAGRKLAGAFGGTGGAGPRPGGPGFGFMGFPGGGGAQTPERSAPISLSQADFPAFERLLGETQEAYSREDVARLDALTTPEMASYFAEDLKSNAREGVVNRISGVKLLQGDLAEAWREGGDEYATVAMRFSLVDQFVERATGRVVRGDATPTQSTEVWTFRRPAGRGPEAWRLSAIQQTT; encoded by the coding sequence ATGTCGTTGCGGACATCGCACCTTAAATCCTTGTCGGCGCTCGCTCTGGCCGCGCTGCTGGCGCTCGCGCCGGCGGTCGGCGAGGCCAAGATGGGCGGCGGCATGAGCTCCGGCAGCCGCGGCTCGCGCAGCTTCTCGGCTCCGCCGGCCACCAATACCGCGCCGCGCCCGGCCGCGCCGATGCAGCGATCCTATGAGACGCCGCAGGCTCAGGGAATGAACCGTCCCGCCTTCAATCCCGCTCCGTCGCCCGGCATGGGCTCCTTTGGACGCGGCCTGCTCGGCGGCCTCGCCGGCGGCCTGCTCGGCGCGGGCCTCTTCGGCATGCTGACCGGCCACGGTCTCGGCGGCGGGCTCGGCGGCTTCGCCTCCATGATCGGCCTGCTGCTGCAGCTGGCGCTGATCTTCTTTCTGGCGCGCCTCGCCTTCCAGTGGTTCGCCGGCCGCAAGCTCGCCGGGGCCTTCGGCGGGACCGGCGGCGCCGGCCCGCGTCCGGGCGGCCCGGGCTTCGGCTTCATGGGCTTTCCCGGCGGCGGCGGCGCGCAGACGCCGGAGCGCAGCGCCCCTATTTCTCTGTCGCAGGCCGATTTTCCCGCTTTCGAGCGGCTGCTCGGCGAGACTCAGGAGGCCTATAGCCGCGAGGATGTGGCGCGTCTCGATGCGCTGACGACGCCTGAAATGGCCTCTTATTTCGCGGAGGACCTCAAGTCCAACGCGCGCGAGGGGGTGGTCAATCGCATCTCCGGCGTGAAGCTGCTGCAGGGCGATCTCGCCGAGGCCTGGCGCGAGGGCGGCGACGAATATGCGACTGTCGCCATGCGCTTTTCGCTCGTCGACCAGTTCGTCGAACGGGCCACCGGCAGGGTGGTGCGAGGCGACGCGACGCCGACGCAATCGACCGAAGTCTGGACGTTCCGCCGGCCGGCGGGACGCGGCCCGGAGGCTTGGCGCCTCTCGGCCATTCAGCAGACGACCTGA
- a CDS encoding 2'-deoxycytidine 5'-triphosphate deaminase — MADPASFGVLSCEQIAELTAAGAIVSTRPIEDGQRQPASLDLRLGPKAYRVRASFLPGKGRSVEALLAELSYDEIALGGRGAVLERGCVYVIPLQESLALPADVAAVANPKSSTGRLDIFTRLITDDTEIFDHVAAGYEGRLYAEVSPRSFSVRVHEGSRLDQMRFRRRGAADLLLADAALAAEHARAPLVDGDLTLRDGVILRVALDGLAGDVVGYRAQKHADVIDVDLVDHYAIEDYWERLPLRASRKLILDPDEFYILASRERLRIPAHLSAEMMAIDPAMGEFRVHYAGFFDPGFGCAAQGRPGSRAVLEVRSHDVPFILEDGQVIGRLVYEPMSAEPKLVYGEVGGSNYQGQDLKLSKHFKAP, encoded by the coding sequence ATGGCCGATCCCGCTTCTTTCGGCGTGCTCTCCTGCGAGCAGATCGCCGAGCTGACCGCCGCCGGCGCTATTGTCTCCACTCGGCCGATCGAGGACGGCCAGCGCCAGCCGGCGAGCCTCGATCTGCGGCTCGGGCCCAAGGCCTATCGCGTGCGCGCCAGCTTTCTGCCGGGCAAGGGCCGCAGCGTCGAGGCGCTGCTCGCCGAGCTCTCCTATGACGAGATTGCGCTCGGCGGCCGCGGCGCCGTGCTCGAGCGCGGCTGCGTCTATGTGATCCCATTGCAGGAGAGCCTCGCTCTGCCCGCCGATGTCGCAGCCGTCGCCAATCCCAAGAGCTCGACCGGCCGGCTCGACATCTTCACGCGCCTCATCACCGACGACACCGAAATTTTCGATCATGTCGCCGCCGGCTATGAGGGCCGTCTCTACGCGGAGGTGTCGCCGCGCAGCTTCAGCGTGCGCGTGCACGAGGGCTCGCGGCTCGATCAGATGCGCTTTCGCCGCCGGGGCGCCGCCGATCTCCTGCTCGCCGACGCGGCTCTCGCCGCCGAGCATGCGCGCGCGCCGCTCGTCGACGGAGATCTCACCTTGCGCGACGGCGTGATCCTGCGCGTCGCGCTCGATGGTCTGGCGGGAGACGTCGTCGGCTATCGCGCGCAGAAGCACGCCGACGTCATCGACGTCGATCTCGTCGATCATTATGCGATCGAGGACTATTGGGAGCGGTTGCCGCTGCGCGCGAGCCGCAAGCTCATTCTCGATCCGGACGAGTTCTACATTCTCGCCTCGCGCGAACGGCTGCGCATCCCCGCGCATCTTTCGGCCGAGATGATGGCGATCGATCCGGCGATGGGCGAGTTCCGGGTGCATTACGCCGGCTTCTTCGATCCCGGCTTCGGCTGCGCCGCGCAAGGGCGGCCGGGAAGCCGCGCCGTGCTCGAGGTGCGCAGCCATGACGTGCCTTTCATTCTCGAGGACGGGCAGGTGATCGGCCGCCTCGTCTACGAGCCGATGTCGGCGGAGCCGAAGCTCGTCTATGGCGAGGTCGGCGGCTCCAACTACCAGGGCCAGGACCTGAAGCTCTCCAAACATTTCAAGGCGCCGTGA
- a CDS encoding DUF6163 family protein, producing MTEHASYDEADDPHRPIRVGEASVSNEATRWGQLLTLFMRVMALFWLAQGVMQWSLMLTSAQPIFDSLPTHVAIAIVFFAVLDLIAGVGLWLATPWGGVLWLLIASAQIFVTTTSPGFFFGGYWLVGFDLALIGLYFFLTFEAGRDYEAQRLREKRRRRRAPEIEVAESRAQRWLRHMRETLAKLDRL from the coding sequence TTGACCGAGCACGCGAGCTACGACGAGGCCGACGATCCGCATCGGCCGATCCGCGTCGGCGAGGCGAGCGTCTCCAACGAAGCGACGCGTTGGGGCCAGCTGCTCACTCTGTTCATGCGCGTGATGGCGTTGTTCTGGCTGGCGCAGGGCGTGATGCAATGGAGCCTCATGCTCACATCCGCGCAGCCGATCTTCGACTCTCTGCCGACCCATGTCGCGATCGCCATCGTGTTCTTCGCCGTGCTCGATCTCATCGCCGGCGTCGGCCTGTGGCTGGCGACGCCCTGGGGCGGCGTGCTGTGGCTGCTGATCGCCAGCGCGCAGATTTTCGTGACGACGACGTCGCCCGGCTTCTTCTTCGGCGGCTATTGGCTCGTCGGCTTCGATCTCGCGCTCATCGGCCTGTATTTTTTCCTGACCTTCGAAGCCGGGCGCGATTATGAAGCGCAAAGGCTGCGCGAGAAGCGCCGCCGCCGCCGTGCGCCCGAAATCGAGGTCGCCGAGAGCCGCGCGCAGCGCTGGCTTCGCCACATGCGCGAGACGCTGGCGAAGCTCGATCGGCTGTAA
- a CDS encoding oxidoreductase, translating into MSAEKHRPRLAVWKFASCDGCQLTLLDCEDELLAVAQALDIAYFPEATRAPIRGNYDVSLVEGSITTPHDAERIQDVRCRSRSLVTIGACATSGGVQALRNFADVKDYASIVYARPDYIHTLATSTPIADHVKVDFELRGCPIDKGRLIEVISAFLIGRKPAAPAHSVCLQCKLKGNVCVMVAHGTPCLGPVTHDGCGALCPSYDRGCYGCFGPMETPNAPSLSGRLAQLGMDERDLRRIYRSFNANAEPFRTESERHGK; encoded by the coding sequence ATGAGCGCGGAAAAGCACAGGCCGCGGCTCGCGGTGTGGAAATTCGCCTCCTGCGACGGCTGTCAGCTGACGCTGCTCGATTGCGAGGACGAGCTGCTCGCCGTGGCGCAGGCGCTCGACATCGCTTACTTTCCCGAGGCCACGCGCGCGCCCATTCGCGGCAATTACGATGTCTCGCTGGTCGAAGGATCGATCACGACGCCGCATGACGCGGAGCGCATACAGGATGTGCGGTGCCGCTCGCGCAGCCTCGTCACCATCGGCGCCTGCGCGACATCGGGCGGCGTGCAGGCGCTGCGCAATTTCGCCGATGTGAAGGACTATGCGTCGATCGTCTATGCGCGTCCCGATTATATTCATACGCTCGCGACATCGACGCCGATCGCCGATCATGTGAAGGTCGATTTCGAATTGCGCGGTTGCCCGATCGACAAGGGCCGGCTGATCGAGGTGATCTCGGCCTTTCTCATCGGCCGCAAGCCGGCGGCGCCGGCGCATAGCGTCTGCCTGCAATGCAAGCTGAAGGGCAATGTCTGCGTGATGGTCGCGCATGGAACGCCCTGCCTCGGCCCCGTCACCCATGACGGCTGCGGGGCGCTCTGTCCCTCTTATGATCGCGGCTGCTACGGTTGCTTCGGCCCCATGGAGACGCCGAACGCGCCGTCGCTGAGCGGCAGGCTCGCGCAGCTCGGCATGGACGAGCGCGATCTGCGGCGCATCTATCGCAGCTTCAACGCCAATGCCGAGCCCTTCCGCACGGAGAGCGAGCGCCATGGGAAGTAG
- a CDS encoding dihydrofolate reductase, whose amino-acid sequence MTPTLTFVVAAARNGVIGARGRTPWRLPTDLKRFRELTWGKPLLMGRRTFDSIGRLLPGRETLVLSRDPSFHPAGAHVARTPQEALRHAESLALAMGAQEAAVAGGAEIFAAFLPLADVIHLTEVALTVEGDAIFPALDPREWRETERLTPPRAAEDEADCAFVRLERTSGREAQTAVAGEEA is encoded by the coding sequence TTGACGCCTACACTGACATTCGTGGTCGCGGCGGCGCGCAACGGCGTGATCGGGGCGAGGGGGCGGACCCCCTGGCGGCTGCCGACCGATCTGAAGCGGTTCCGCGAGCTCACCTGGGGGAAGCCTCTGCTGATGGGGCGGCGCACCTTCGATTCGATCGGCCGTCTCCTGCCCGGGCGCGAGACTCTCGTGCTCTCGCGCGATCCGTCCTTCCATCCGGCGGGCGCCCATGTGGCGCGCACGCCGCAGGAGGCGCTGCGTCATGCCGAATCATTGGCGCTGGCGATGGGCGCGCAGGAGGCCGCCGTGGCCGGCGGCGCCGAGATTTTCGCGGCCTTTCTGCCTCTGGCCGATGTGATTCATCTGACCGAGGTGGCGCTGACGGTCGAGGGCGACGCGATTTTTCCCGCGCTCGATCCCCGCGAGTGGCGCGAGACGGAGCGCCTCACCCCGCCGCGCGCCGCCGAGGACGAGGCGGATTGCGCCTTCGTGCGGCTCGAGCGAACGAGTGGCCGAGAAGCGCAAACAGCTGTTGCAGGCGAAGAAGCGTGA
- a CDS encoding cyclic nucleotide-binding domain-containing protein, protein MIEGLEHIVAAHAFFAGLEPSLVALVSGCAKNARFEAGKYLFREGESADWFYLLREGRVALELRDPARGAVTLQTLGPGEVCGLSWLAPPYRWSYDARALDNARAIAIDAACLRRKSEADPRFGYEMMKRFMPPLIERLQATRLQMIDIYGAHG, encoded by the coding sequence ATGATCGAGGGTCTCGAACATATCGTCGCGGCGCATGCGTTCTTCGCCGGCCTGGAGCCGTCCCTTGTCGCGCTCGTTTCCGGCTGCGCCAAGAATGCGCGTTTTGAAGCCGGCAAATATCTGTTCCGCGAAGGCGAGAGCGCCGATTGGTTCTATCTGCTGCGCGAGGGCCGCGTGGCGCTGGAGCTGCGCGATCCGGCGCGCGGCGCCGTGACGCTGCAGACCCTCGGCCCGGGCGAGGTTTGCGGCCTCTCCTGGCTGGCGCCGCCCTATCGCTGGAGCTATGACGCGCGCGCGCTCGACAACGCGCGCGCCATCGCCATCGACGCCGCCTGCCTGCGCCGCAAGAGCGAGGCCGATCCGCGCTTCGGCTATGAGATGATGAAGCGCTTCATGCCGCCGCTGATCGAACGTCTGCAGGCGACGCGGTTGCAGATGATCGACATCTATGGCGCCCATGGCTGA
- a CDS encoding FAD/NAD(P)-binding protein, whose translation MAPMADHDPMIPRVAHVRRKQRELVDVATLEIDAGEFFFAPGQFNMLTVFGVGEAAISVSGDPADPSRLVHTIRAVGAVSRALTELSVGEPIGLRGPFGRGWPMDEARGRDVIVVAGGLGLAPLRPALYRLFAERENYGRVILLYGARSPQDILFRDELEQWRGRLDAEVEATVDHARGDWRGNVGVVTKLIARAVFDAPNALAMLCGPEIMMRFVADALGDRGVAPERIHLSMERSMKCAIGWCGHCQFGPVFICRDGPVFTYAQLRGLLATKEL comes from the coding sequence ATGGCGCCCATGGCTGACCACGATCCGATGATTCCGCGCGTCGCGCATGTGCGCAGGAAGCAGCGCGAGCTCGTTGATGTGGCGACGTTGGAGATCGACGCCGGAGAGTTTTTCTTCGCGCCCGGCCAGTTCAACATGCTCACCGTCTTCGGCGTCGGCGAGGCGGCGATCAGCGTCAGCGGCGATCCCGCCGATCCGTCGCGGCTCGTTCATACGATCCGCGCCGTCGGCGCCGTGTCGCGCGCGCTCACCGAGCTTTCTGTCGGCGAGCCGATCGGCTTGCGCGGCCCCTTCGGCCGCGGCTGGCCGATGGATGAGGCGCGCGGACGCGACGTCATCGTCGTCGCCGGCGGACTCGGCCTCGCGCCTTTGCGTCCGGCGCTCTATCGCCTCTTCGCGGAGCGCGAGAATTATGGCCGCGTCATTCTGCTCTATGGCGCGCGCAGTCCGCAGGACATCCTCTTTCGCGACGAGCTCGAGCAATGGCGCGGGCGGCTCGACGCCGAGGTGGAGGCGACGGTCGATCATGCGCGCGGCGATTGGCGCGGCAATGTCGGCGTGGTGACGAAGCTCATCGCGCGCGCCGTTTTCGATGCGCCGAACGCGCTCGCCATGCTGTGCGGGCCGGAGATCATGATGCGCTTCGTCGCCGATGCGCTCGGCGACAGAGGCGTGGCGCCGGAGCGCATCCATCTCTCCATGGAGCGCAGTATGAAATGCGCGATCGGCTGGTGCGGCCATTGCCAGTTCGGACCGGTGTTCATCTGCCGCGACGGGCCGGTGTTCACCTATGCGCAATTGCGTGGCCTGCTGGCGACGAAGGAATTGTGA